The Sciurus carolinensis chromosome 18, mSciCar1.2, whole genome shotgun sequence genome contains a region encoding:
- the LOC124970664 gene encoding speedy protein E4-like, whose translation MQVVVDDEVSGPSAPWVEHCHPCRTTGKKRKRESSSEAVEELQELDSEPNHAWDADSLYGLKMKFKRLRINLVQPEHHEVFKKLLEDPVVKEFLAWDKNLRVSDKYLLSMVIAYFSRAGFFSWQYQRIHFFLALYLANDMEEDNQAPKQDIFYFLYGQSYALRPLFHKLRYQFICSMGWNTRVSLEECEEIQAYDPDLWVWGRDRTLIP comes from the exons ATGCAGGTGGTGGTAGATGATGAGGTCTCAGGTCCATCAG CCCCGTGGGTAGAACACTGCCACCCATGTCGG ACCActggcaaaaagagaaagagggaatccTCCTCTGAGGCTGTCGAGGAGCTGCAGGAGCTGGACAGTGAGCCAAATCATGCCTGGGATGCTGATTCACTGTATGGccttaaaatgaaattcaaaagacTGCGAATAAACTTGGTGCAACCAGAACACCATGAAGTTTTTAAGAAGCTACTAG AGGATCCTGTTGTCAAAGAATTCCTGGCCTGGGACAAGAACCTGAGGGTGTCTGACAAG TACCTCCTGTCTATGGTGATAGCTTATTTTAGCCGGGCTGGCTTCTTCTCCTGGCAGTACCAACGAATCCATTTCTTTCTGGCCCT ATACCTGGCCAATGACATGGAGGAGGACAACCAGGCTCCTAAACAAGACATCTTTTACTTCCTCTATGGGCAGAGCTATGCCCTGCGTCCCTTGTTCCACAAACTGCGCTATCAATTCATCTGCTCCATGGGCTGGAACACTCGGGTTTCCTTGGAGGAGTGTGAGGAG atTCAAGCTTATGATCCAGACCTCTGGGTGTGGGGCCGAGATCGCACCCTCATTCCCTAG